In Oncorhynchus mykiss isolate Arlee chromosome 19, USDA_OmykA_1.1, whole genome shotgun sequence, the sequence gactctagctagtaggagttggcaagacggcactaaacagacctgggactatAGCTAGGGTTGGGGTAAGTTTAGGTAAGAAGAATTGTTTAGGGGTTGGAGTGAGGTTAGTAAACAAAATTCATGCCAGCAACCTTGTGTTATGCCTTCCATTCAACACCAATTTATCACCTAGCAAGTGTATTTAACACGCACTGGACACTGTAAGCTCTGCCCACTGACCATTGAGTTTTAATTTAACCAATCACATTCATTATGTCCTTGAGACAGAGCAAGATTGAATACGGAAAACTGTCCCTAACCAATCTGGATTGTTGTTTGAGGTTTAGGCTAAATCTCTATCACCTGTTCACATTCTTTTAACCAACACTTTGTCCATCTGCTGGTGAATAAGAGAAAAAGCATTTAGCATTTAAATAAACCGATAACCAAACCAAAAACAACATGGAAGTTATCAAAAACTATGAAGATGAAGATGAAGGCACTTAAAATGCCTTCATTGTGGTCGTACATATAATGAAACAACATACAAAAAATGAATGTTAAAAGAAACAAGAATACAATGGAGCATATTATCTACAATATTGTATGTATACTGCATAACTTTGCTCTTCAGTAAAACATATTTGTTCATTGAacaatatattttaaaatgttatagATTGGGTTGCCAGGTGGTGGTGTCATACATGACCGATGACATCACAATGGTCTTAAAGCCAATTTGAACAATGGGTTAATGTGGAAATGTATCAGTCTTCATTGGTTATCGACATGGCTTGTTTCTGCTGGTGCAAAAAGGTATGAAATCAGGTCATTTAATCAATGAACAACTACTATAATTCTGGAGTAGTATTTTTCTCTTAAACCTAGTGGGAAGAATAAAAGTAAAATTACATTCTGATTGACGAATACGTAAAAAGTGTACATGAGATGTACATGAAGTTCTGCTATTGCAAATGTCACTCAATGTAACCTGTCTATACTGTGTTATTTGAGGTTTAGGATAGATACCTATGATTCTCCATTTAGGCCTACCTCTTCCTACTCTTATGACCCCCCTCTTCCATTGGCTGGGGATCTGGGGGGAAAGTATTTAGCACTATCACATTTTCTTGTCAACAGAAAAAACGTCAGAAAGCTAATTCAGTTGATGTGGAGCAGAAGACAAGAAAGAAGAAGGAGAGGGGcacttcatccccctctccaatTCCATCTGACCGTTCTGAACGGAATGGCTCCGCTACCTCTGACCCCTCACCCTCTGAccaactctcctccctccatccacctccctctcctgttAAATGTTCCTCTCAGCCTTGCTCTCCTGTTAAACAACCCTCTGTACCCCGGTCACCTGCCAAAAACCCTTCCCCAGTGAAATCCTCTCCAGTGGTGTCCCAGCCTAGTTCTCCCTCTCTTACCAACCCTCTGGACCGTCATGGAGACACCAGTCAGGAGGGCACAACAGTCAGGTAATCCAAACATAAAGTACAGTGCCATCCTAGAGTCTCTTTGGAGAGTTGGGTTTAGTGCTACCAGACCAGGGTCAGTGTTAATCAACAGTATgagtgctaatctaggatcaggtcctctctGTCCATAATAATTCATTGATCTATGATCTAAAATGCaaaactggtcctagatcagactcctactctgagacacttgataaACACAGTCCCAGAAAGTTATTTTCCTGAAACTGTAGTTTTAGCCTCTTCTGTCTACATCTAGTGGATAAAGAGAGTACTAACCTATTGGCCTGGTCTACTTGGTACACTGCATTTATATGAACAGCAGTACTAAGCTGTgtttatagtacagtacagtatttaaTAGAGAGACTGTGTAGAGTGATAATATCTCTGTGTTGGAGGCGTTAGAcctgtttctctccttcctccagaccTCTGTCTCTGCAGGAACACTCTAGTCCAATGCCCCAGAGACCAGTCTCAGCCACCAGAAACATGACTCTTCCCAGGACCAGCTCAGCCACCAGAAGTATGACTCTTCCCAGGGCCAGCTCAGCCACCAGAGGGTCAGAAGAGACCCAGGGGGCCAGAGGAGAACGGGGGGAACTGGTCAACATGGAACTTCTTGGGTAAACCACAACACACTGCAAATGCATTGAATATAAGTTATTTTTTGTTTAGAGATCAGTGTCTGATATACTATGGGGATAAGGCTTACAATCTAGCATGTCCGTTTTATTAGATATTTATAAACCCATGAATTGGACATCCACTTCTTTGTGTTAAATATAATGTATCCCTTATCCCCTGCCATTATCATCACTTTATAGAGATGTGAAGGTTATGATTAATCTCTATGTTTGTACTGATGGCTGCTTCTTCTTCACAGGTTGCCTAACATTGGCAACACTTGCTTCCTTAACGCCACCCTGCAGTGCCTCCTGGTCCTGCCGTCCTTCTCAAAGGAAATCCTGCACCAGGAACAACTCTGgagctcctcccccttctccaacCTGCTCAGGTAAGGGAAGGCTCAAAAGCAGACCCTCACCCCACACACCCATTAATTGTGGTCATAAATGAAAGAAGGGACACTCTTTTCACGCCACTTCTACAGAAAGGGATTGTCGTAGCAGGTTAAGATAGCACTTtcactaatcctaacccttttcctaaccttaaccacttcaTATTTTGCTGTGTATTGTATTTATGGTTTATTTTCCAGTTTCTTTTTGTTTTTGGAATCTTCATAACCAAGAGGAACAACAATGACACACTGATTATGATGTAGGCATTTTGTAGGCCAATTTGGAAAGTGTAGAATGACTACATGACCCATAATGCTCATTGACTGAACATTCCACCTTACCATGGGAAATGTGGTAGTTTTTTAAAATGCTCTGGAATTGAGAGCAGTATCCAAACCAAATATCTTAGGAgaataaacaatacatttttgttgtttggCTTCATTGTCCGTCCTCAAAGGTGAAATTGCATCAAATCCAATGAAACATTTCTAATGATGGGGTGCCACTAGATAAAACATATTTGTATATACTCATCTGCCTCTTCAGGCGTAAGCCAGTAGGTTGACACCATCCAGTCGGCTGCTAActtactctctgtctcccctACAGGTGTCTGTCTGATGTGCACCGTTCAGGTCTACCTGACAGTGTGGCAAACCAGGCCTCAAAAGCAGACCTCATGTGGAAGGTCAAGTACTCCTTGTCGGGATACGATTTGAAGTATCTGGGGGACACGCAACAGGTAACTGAGGCACTACTCTCTTGTGTACGAGTGCTCTTCTTGCAAGGGTTCATTTTCTCTTTTTAATTTGATTTTATCTtggtgtgtttctttctcttcctcatcaTAGGACGCACACGAGTTACTCGTCAATATGCTGTGCCAGCTGAAGGAGGAGGGCATGATTCTGAAGACACTCGGGATGAACTATACCTGCCCTGTTTCCCAGCTGGAGTTCCAGCTTGTGTCGGTGCGCAAATGTACCAGGTAAGAGATCCCATTGGTTGTAATGTATCTACTGAGAACATGatctttctatatatatatatatatatatatatatatatatatatatatacagtatatacagtatatattaataTTACAAAACACATGGCATAACAGAAACATTGTAGAGacctgaaacagaaacagactTGATGCATTTTTCTTCTCTTTGTCCTGCTTCTGAAGCTGTGGGCGCGAGTCGTCTACCAGAGAGGACTACAACCACCTCTCATTGGACATCAGCCCTGAGCGCACCTTGCTGAACAGCCTAGCACTCACTTTCAAAGTCAGCACTTAGGGCTCAGCCCTGCATGTAGAGACTAACACCCAGGGCAAGCTGCCCACTGCCTCAGAATACGCTATCTTATTATTGTAGTGGTATCATTCATTATGTAATGCTTTTGTTTCTAACCAGAGTGAACAGGTTGAATTCACATGTGAGGGCTGTAAAGGCCTCCACGCCTCAAAGGTGGAGCAGTTCCACACACTGCCTCTGTGAGTTGTCCCTTTATAACCTCTCATAGTACTAGCAGTGTTTAATGTCCTGAGCCTTTAGGAGTAGTTACCTTCCTGAGCAGGTTGTAGGACTTAGAGGTGAGCACCGCCAAACAAATTTCACTCATCTGTTATTTTGTTGACTGGTTTCattgtctgtctgttcatctctcttcctctctgtttctgggCAGTGTGCTGGTTCTGCATCTGAAGAGGTTTGGAGGACCTGGGGGGTTGGAGAAGCTGGAGGCTCCTCTTTTGTTTCCTTCGGAGCTGAGGCTCTCCACCCTCTGTGGGGACATGGTGCCACACCTGCACAGTGCCAGCCCACAGGCCCTCACCAACCAGGCCCCCAGCATCCAGGGGTCCATCCCCCAGACCCTCGCCAGCCAAGTCTCCAGACCACCTGGAGAGGCCAAAGACAGCGCCCTCTGCTGTTCAGGTAGGTCATGGGACCCCAACACCACCCAAACCACCCACTCCCAAAACGGTCCTGCTGACAGAGAATCTGGAAGCTGCAATTTAAAATGCTTCTCAGACATCTTTAGTGATGTATGGGAGCTGTTTTAGACCAGAGCAATTCAGACAAGTGACCACGTTTTCACAGCTCCTTATATGTATATTTGATCCCTCAGATTCAAATGAGCAGGAACCAGGGAAAGTGCTGCTGACAGCCTcagtggtgaggagagagagagagagagagagagagatagagagagagagagaaaccagtgaAAAATAAGttatgacagaacactgagataGTTATGAGGAGTACACGATGTAGTAGACCTGTAGTAGACTagtactgtagtagactgtagacaGTGTGGTGGACTGTAGAGGAAATGAGAATCCTATGATCACATGTGTTTTCTTACAGAAGCAGAAGCCAGTACAGTCAGTGAATGGTTACTACCAGCTGACTGGCGTAATCTCTCATTTGGGAGGCTCCGCAAACTCCGGTAAGTAAAtaccatcaaacacacacatgcagatgcACAATACATATGACATCAGCTGAATTCCAAATCACTCCCTTCTCCTTGGATCTCAATTTGCATGTTCACGTGTGCCTCTGCCGTATACACAAGCATCCCAAAGCTGAGGGAGTGAAAATTATCGAGGGTGAgggccagggatcatcaactagattcagcctcgGGTCCATTTTCTTTCTTAGCCAGATGGGAAGGGGTGTGGAAcaaaattacaaataatttgtagactgcaaaaaTACCGTAGGAAggccaaacagatataatatttgactcatttcaaaccttgcttacatttgtgtaCAACCACATATATCTCTTTATtgtgcgtgggaatactttgaaacagatttccaaaatgaaaatcacttggagctgatttgctggtgtttttacagtcttttaacaATTACGTTTTATTTGGACAGAAAACAtaggggccaaataaaatcacccttGGGCCAAATTTGTCCcgcgggtgccatttggggaacCCTGGGG encodes:
- the LOC110514758 gene encoding ubiquitin carboxyl-terminal hydrolase 37-like, encoding MACFCWCKKPCSPVKQPSVPRSPAKNPSPVKSSPVVSQPSSPSLTNPLDRHGDTSQEGTTVRPLSLQEHSSPMPQRPVSATRNMTLPRTSSATRSMTLPRASSATRGSEETQGARGERGELVNMELLGLPNIGNTCFLNATLQCLLVLPSFSKEILHQEQLWSSSPFSNLLRCLSDVHRSGLPDSVANQASKADLMWKVKYSLSGYDLKYLGDTQQDAHELLVNMLCQLKEEGMILKTLGMNYTCPVSQLEFQLVSVRKCTSCGRESSTREDYNHLSLDISPERTLLNSLALTFKSEQVEFTCEGCKGLHASKVEQFHTLPLVLVLHLKRFGGPGGLEKLEAPLLFPSELRLSTLCGDMVPHLHSASPQALTNQAPSIQGSIPQTLASQVSRPPGEAKDSALCCSEAEASTVSEWLLPADWRNLSFGRLRKLRAIEQEAPAHRA